From one Magnolia sinica isolate HGM2019 chromosome 18, MsV1, whole genome shotgun sequence genomic stretch:
- the LOC131232893 gene encoding protein STRUBBELIG-RECEPTOR FAMILY 7-like, which produces MWAVLERCNVLGFIGYRNVRIFILIVGMLSITLNTSFSDLGFIISKLSSLQLSGSMGYQLDSLTALTSFDMSNNNLGNSIPYQLPPNLQRLNLAGNSFNGGLPYSIFQMTSRKYLQVWHLFCLILL; this is translated from the exons ATGTGGGCAGTCTTGGAAAGGTGTAACGTGCTCGGGTTCATAGGTTATAGAAATGTGAGGATTTTCATCCTGATAGTTGGAATGCTTAGCATAACACTGAATACTTCCTTTTCTGATTTGGGTTTTATTATCAGCAAATTATCAAGTTTGCAGCTTAGCGGGTCAATGGGCTACCAGCTTGATTCTCTTACTGCATTAACCAgctt TGACATGAGCAATAACAATCTCGGAAACTCAATACCTTATCAACTTCCCCCAAACCTCCAACGACT AAATCTGGCTGGGAATAGCTTCAATGGAGGCCTCCCTTATTCGATTTTCCAGATGACTTCTCGCAAATACCTGCAAGTTTGGCACCTTTTTTGTTTAATTCTATTATGA
- the LOC131232328 gene encoding subtilisin-like protease SBT6.1, protein MDPMHVEAFDSHLVGYCHVPISMRQPNMHSKCDACRYGRVKPDVAAYGRDIMGSKISTGCKSLSGTSVARPVVAGVVCLLTSIISEGTRKDVLYLASMKQALVEGAAKLSGPNMYEQGAGRLDLLESYEILKSYQPRASIFPSILDYTDCPYSWPFCRQPLYAGAIKSISKKPVLVRQV, encoded by the exons ATGGATCCTATGCATGTGGAAGCCTTTGATAGCCATTTAGTTGGATATTGCCATGTTCCAATCAGCATGCGACAACCAAACATGCAT TCTAAATGCGATGCTTGCAGATATGGCCGTGTGAAACCAGATGTTGCCGCATATGGCAGGGATATCATGGGCTCTAAGATCAGCACAGGTTGCAAAAGCCTCTCAGGCACCAGTGTTGCAAGGCCAGTGGTTGCGGGGGTTGTATGTCTGCTTACTAGCATCATCTCCGAAGGCACCCGGAAAGATGTTCTATATCTTGCAAGTATGAAGCAAGCACTGGTTGAGGGAGCTGCCAAGCTTTCTGGACCCAACATGTATGAGCAGGGTGCAGGCAGACTTGACCT CTTAGAGTCATATGAAATTCTGAAAAGCTACCAGCCTAGAGCCAGTATTTTCCCCAGTATTCTTGACTACACAGACTGCCCTTATTCCTGGCCTTTCTGTCGCCAGCCACTCTATGCTGGTGCCATCAAGAGCATTTCCAAGAAGCCAGTGCTGGTTCGTCAGGTGTAA
- the LOC131233303 gene encoding uncharacterized protein LOC131233303 isoform X2, which translates to MAGTLPSLALSYPMSRKSRHSPLSLASTHLPVGSTTVNSTCFLELKGATHRSICLKRVPWQPHCTKRSADLGGPDSRPDPIRPSDAITQFYSLINSKKLDKLRELISEDCYFEELSFPNPFQGRTEVMYFLTELANDMGHNIRFIIEKVYEGGDEFAAGVMWHLEWKEKQIPFTKGCSFYECSKVGEKLVIKKARVVIESPVKPGVFLLKLLSVVSSVFDQFPNLTERFLQKPHIVLKFLLKIYKILVEPMILPVLVYYTHLWKFVARLFGCVFNILLNIFKLFK; encoded by the exons ATGGCTGGTACTCTACCATCTTTGGCATTGAGCTATCCAATGAGTAGGAAATCTCGACACAGCCCACTTAGTTTGGCAAGTACGCATCTTCCCGTCGGTTCCACCACTGTCAACAGTACGTGTTTTTTGGAGCTGAAGGGAGCAACACATAGAAGCATTTGTTTAAAGAGAGTGCCATGGCAACCGCATTGCACCAAACGGTCAGCCGATCTGGGTGGGCCAGACTCTCGACCAGATCCAATTCGGCCATCCGACGCAATTACGCAGTTCTACTCATTGATCAATAGCAAGAAGTTGGATAAATTGAGAGAGCTCATATCAGAAGATTGTTATTTTGAAGAACTGTCGTTTCCCAATCCATTTCAAGGGAGAAcg GAAGTTATGTATTTCTTAACCGAACTAGCCAACgacatgggccacaacatacggTTCATTATTGAGAAGGTATATGAAGGAGGTGACGAATTTGCAGCCGGAGTAATGTGGCACTTAG aatggaaggaaaaacaaattccctTCACCAAAGGCTGCAGCTTCTATGAATGCTCAAAAGTGGGAGAAAAGCTTGTCATTAA GAAAGCTCGGGTTGTGATTGAATCGCCGGTGAAGCCAGGAGTATTTCTGCTG AAACTGTTGTCGGTGGTCAGTTCTGTATTTGACCAATTTCCGAATTTGACAGAGA GATTCCTTCAAAAACCTCATATAGTACTTAAGTTTCtattgaaaatttacaagatattGGTTGAGCCTATGATCCTTCCAGTTTTGGTGTATTACACCCACCTATGGAAATTTGTGGCCCGCTTGTTTGGCTGCGTTTTCAACATACTACTAAATATTTTTAAGTTGTTCAAGTGA
- the LOC131233303 gene encoding uncharacterized protein LOC131233303 isoform X1, translated as MAGTLPSLALSYPMSRKSRHSPLSLASTHLPVGSTTVNSTCFLELKGATHRSICLKRVPWQPHCTKRSADLGGPDSRPDPIRPSDAITQFYSLINSKKLDKLRELISEDCYFEELSFPNPFQGRTEVMYFLTELANDMGHNIRFIIEKVYEGGDEFAAGVMWHLGNVNLRFSIMVTISFVFLSVITTKSIVIAEWKEKQIPFTKGCSFYECSKVGEKLVIKKARVVIESPVKPGVFLLKLLSVVSSVFDQFPNLTERFLQKPHIVLKFLLKIYKILVEPMILPVLVYYTHLWKFVARLFGCVFNILLNIFKLFK; from the exons ATGGCTGGTACTCTACCATCTTTGGCATTGAGCTATCCAATGAGTAGGAAATCTCGACACAGCCCACTTAGTTTGGCAAGTACGCATCTTCCCGTCGGTTCCACCACTGTCAACAGTACGTGTTTTTTGGAGCTGAAGGGAGCAACACATAGAAGCATTTGTTTAAAGAGAGTGCCATGGCAACCGCATTGCACCAAACGGTCAGCCGATCTGGGTGGGCCAGACTCTCGACCAGATCCAATTCGGCCATCCGACGCAATTACGCAGTTCTACTCATTGATCAATAGCAAGAAGTTGGATAAATTGAGAGAGCTCATATCAGAAGATTGTTATTTTGAAGAACTGTCGTTTCCCAATCCATTTCAAGGGAGAAcg GAAGTTATGTATTTCTTAACCGAACTAGCCAACgacatgggccacaacatacggTTCATTATTGAGAAGGTATATGAAGGAGGTGACGAATTTGCAGCCGGAGTAATGTGGCACTTAGGTAACGTAAACCTCCGATTTTCAATCATGGTCACCATCTCTTTTGTCTTTCTTAGTGTTATCACAACAAAGAGCATTGTCATTGCAgaatggaaggaaaaacaaattccctTCACCAAAGGCTGCAGCTTCTATGAATGCTCAAAAGTGGGAGAAAAGCTTGTCATTAA GAAAGCTCGGGTTGTGATTGAATCGCCGGTGAAGCCAGGAGTATTTCTGCTG AAACTGTTGTCGGTGGTCAGTTCTGTATTTGACCAATTTCCGAATTTGACAGAGA GATTCCTTCAAAAACCTCATATAGTACTTAAGTTTCtattgaaaatttacaagatattGGTTGAGCCTATGATCCTTCCAGTTTTGGTGTATTACACCCACCTATGGAAATTTGTGGCCCGCTTGTTTGGCTGCGTTTTCAACATACTACTAAATATTTTTAAGTTGTTCAAGTGA
- the LOC131233303 gene encoding uncharacterized protein LOC131233303 isoform X3 has product MAGTLPSLALSYPMSRKSRHSPLSLASTHLPVGSTTVNSTCFLELKGATHRSICLKRVPWQPHCTKRSADLGGPDSRPDPIRPSDAITQFYSLINSKKLDKLRELISEDCYFEELSFPNPFQGRTEVMYFLTELANDMGHNIRFIIEKVYEGGDEFAAGVMWHLGNVNLRFSIMVTISFVFLSVITTKSIVIAEWKEKQIPFTKGCSFYECSKVGEKLVIKKARVVIESPVKPGVFLLDSFKNLI; this is encoded by the exons ATGGCTGGTACTCTACCATCTTTGGCATTGAGCTATCCAATGAGTAGGAAATCTCGACACAGCCCACTTAGTTTGGCAAGTACGCATCTTCCCGTCGGTTCCACCACTGTCAACAGTACGTGTTTTTTGGAGCTGAAGGGAGCAACACATAGAAGCATTTGTTTAAAGAGAGTGCCATGGCAACCGCATTGCACCAAACGGTCAGCCGATCTGGGTGGGCCAGACTCTCGACCAGATCCAATTCGGCCATCCGACGCAATTACGCAGTTCTACTCATTGATCAATAGCAAGAAGTTGGATAAATTGAGAGAGCTCATATCAGAAGATTGTTATTTTGAAGAACTGTCGTTTCCCAATCCATTTCAAGGGAGAAcg GAAGTTATGTATTTCTTAACCGAACTAGCCAACgacatgggccacaacatacggTTCATTATTGAGAAGGTATATGAAGGAGGTGACGAATTTGCAGCCGGAGTAATGTGGCACTTAGGTAACGTAAACCTCCGATTTTCAATCATGGTCACCATCTCTTTTGTCTTTCTTAGTGTTATCACAACAAAGAGCATTGTCATTGCAgaatggaaggaaaaacaaattccctTCACCAAAGGCTGCAGCTTCTATGAATGCTCAAAAGTGGGAGAAAAGCTTGTCATTAA GAAAGCTCGGGTTGTGATTGAATCGCCGGTGAAGCCAGGAGTATTTCTGCTG GATTCCTTCAAAAACCTCATATAG